The Kitasatospora albolonga nucleotide sequence CAGCCGGTCGGCGCGGGCGCGGGTCCGGTTGGCGACGACGATCTCGGCGACCCCGGTCCGGGCCAGGGTGGCGGCGGCCAGCGAGGACATCGATCCGGCGCCGATCACCAGGGCGCGCTTGCCCCGGGCCCAGAGACCCGGGTCGGCCCCGGCGGCGAGTTGCTGGAGCCCGAAGGTGACGAGCGACTGCCCGGCCCGGTCGATCCCGGTCTCGCTGTGGGCGCGCTTGCCGACCCGCAGGGCCTGCTGGAAGAGGTCGTTCAGCAGCCGTCCGGCGGTGTGCAGCTCCTGGCCGCGCGCGAGCGCGTCCTTGATCTGGCCGAGGATCTGGCCCTCGCCGACGACCATCGAGTCCAGCCCGCAGGCCACCGAGAAGAGGTGGTGGACGGCCCGGTCCTCGTAGTGCACATAGAGATACGGAGTGAGCTCGTCCAGTCCGACGCCGCTGTGCTGGGCGAGCAGGGTGGAGAGCTCGGCGACGCCCGCGTGGAACTTGTCCACGTCCGCGTACAGCTCGATGCGGTTGCAGGTGGCCAGCACGGCGGCCTCGGTCGCGGGTTCCGCGGCGAGGGTGTCCTGGAGCAGCTTGGCCTGGGTGTCGGCAGCGAGGGAGGCCCTCTCCAGTACGGAGACGGGGGCGCTGCGGTGGCTCAGTCCGACGACGAGGAGGCTCATGCGGGCATCACGGCGGGCATGTCCCCGTCGGGTCCCTTCCGGCTCGCGGGCGTGGCACGCATCGGCGGGGCCTCGGGGTCCTCGCCCTCCACGGGCGCGTCCTCCCCGGCCTTGCGCTGCTCGTGGAACGCCAGGATCTGGAGCTCGATGGAGAGGTCGACCTTGCGTACGTCGACGCCCTCGGGCACCGAGAGCACGGTCGGCGCGAAGTTCAGGATGGAGGTCACCCCGGCGGCCACGAGCCGGTCGCAGACCTGCTGGGCGGCGCCGGGCGGGGTGGTGATCACACCGATGGACACACCGTTGTCGCTGATGATCCGGTCCAGGTCGTCCGTGTGCTGGACGGCGATCCCGGCCACCGGCGTACCGGCCATGGCGGGGTCGGCGTCGATCAGCGCGGCGACCCGGAAGCCGCGGGAGGCGAAGCCGCCGTAGTTGGCGAGGGCCGCGCCGAGGTTGCCGATGCCGACGATGGCGACCGGCCAGTCCTGGGTGAGGCCGAGCTCGCGCGAGATCTGGTAGACGAGGTACTCGACGTCGTACCCGACACCGCGGGTGCCGTAGGACCCGAGGTAGCTGAAGTCCTTGCGCAGCTTCGCCGAGTTGACGCCGGCCGCGGTGGCCAGTTCCTCGGAGGAGACCGTGGGGACCGATCGCTCGGAGAGCGCGGTGAGGGCGCGCAGGTACAGCGGAAGTCGGGCGACGGTGGCCTCGGGAATTCCTCGGCTACGGGTCGCCGGTCGGTGAGTTCGGCCAGTTGCCACGGTGCTCCTGCGGGATGAGCGGGGCTGCAGGCGGCCGTATGTCCCAAGACCGCCCCGTCGAATGCAGGCTATGTCTTTGTGAACGCGTGCACAAAGATGGTGTCCGTTTTGTCCGGTCAAAGTGACCGGGGTCACGCACATACCCCGTGCGATCCCGGAACCAAGGACCGCATCAGCCCGTTGCAGCCTCGAAGGGGGCAAAGCGGTACACACTCCTCACGTCCACTCCCCCGAGACCACTCAAAACGCCCATGATGTTAACCGAGTTTCACTCACGCACCCAGTGCCTTGCGCAGCCTCTCCGGGTCCACCCGCCAGAACGTGTGCTGTTCGCCGTCGATCAGCACCACCGGGATCTGCTCCCAGTACTCCTTGTACAGCTCCTCGTCCTCGGTGATGTCCTTCTCCACCCACGACGCACCGGTCTCCCCGCAGACCGCGTCCACCACCGCGCGGGCGTCCTCGCACAGATGGCAGCCGGGCTTCCCCACCAGGGTGACCACCCGGTCGGCGGGCTTCTTCTTCGTACGGCGCAGCAGAGGACTCATGCCTTCATTCTGCGCCCGGCCGCCCCTCGCTCCGGACCGTCCGGAATCGCCCGATTAACGATCCGGCCCCGCAGAGTTCACGCCACCGCATCCCGGCAGGTCGGGCACGTACCGGCGGACTGGCTATGCTCACCGCATGGCCGCTCTTGGATGGCTCACACCCCGTAGGCGTTCCGCGACTGCACGGAGCGTCCTGGCAGGCGAGGCAGCGGCCGAGGCCGCGCGCAAGACCTCGGCCGAGGACGAATCCGCCCTGCTGGCCAAGTCCCCCGAGGAGACCCCCGAGGAACCCGCGTTCCCCGTCGCCGGGGACGACCGCGCCGCCGCCTTCTTCGACCTCGACAACACCGTCATGCAGGGCGCCGCGATCTTCCACTTCGGCCGGGGCCTGTACAAGCGGAAGTTCTTCGAACGCCGCGAGCTCACCCGGTTCGCCTGGCAGCAGGCGTGGTTCCGGCTGGCCGGTGTCGAGGACCCGGAACACATGCAGGACGCCCGCGACAGCGCCCTGTCCATCGTCAAGGGCCACCGCGTCTCCGAGCTGATGTCCATCGGCGAGGAGATCTACGACGAGTACATGGCCGACCGCATCTGGCCCGGCACCCGCGCCCTGGCCCAGGCCCACCTGGACGCGGGCCAGCGCGTCTGGCTGGTCACCGCCGCCCCGGTGGAGACGGCCACCATCATCGCCCGCCGCCTCGGCCTGACCGGCGCGCTCGGCACCGTCGCGGAGTCGGTCGACGGCGTCTACACCGGCCGCCTGGTGGGCGAGCCCCTGCACGGCCCCGCCAAGGCCGAAGCCGTACGCGCGCTGGCGGCGGCCGAGGGCCTCGACCTGGAGCGGTGCGCCGCCTACAGCGACTCGCACAACGACATCCCGATGCTCTCGCTGGTCGGCCACCCCTACGCGATCAACCCGGACACCAAGCTCCGCAAACACGCCCGCGCCCTGGACTGGCGGCTGCGCGACTACCGCACCGGGCGCAAGGCGGCCAAGGTCGGCATCCCGGCCGCCGCCGGGGTCGGCGCGCTGGCGGGCGGCACCGCCGCCGCGCTCGCCCTGCACCGCCGCCGTCGCTGAACGCGACGCGAGAGCGGCAGAGCGACAGATCGCGAAGCAATTCGATCAATAACTGATCACGATGCGCTACTCGTTGCGTCACTTAGCGATACAAGAAACGACGTAATCGGTGATTTAGACAACTGGGTGTAGCGCCGCCTGCACGAAGCGTTATTCTCCTCAGACGCATCACGGAGACCGTCACTCGCTACGACGAGTGATGTTTTTCGAACTGCTCGTGATGGAAGCTCTGCCTCTGGGAGTCCCGTGTACCCACACGTCGGGGTTGACGCCTCGGGCCTGGCTACGCTGCGTGCATCGGTCATTGACCGCCTGCGCGGCTTCGTCCCCACCGCGTACGCCGTCCCCGCCTTCGCCACCCCTGCACCTGTCGGCCCGTGCTACGCCATGGCCGAACGCAGTGCGGCGGTCGGAAGACGCAGTACCCGCGCCGCCGCCTCGACCACGTCGACCGTCCGCCGTCCCACCGCCGACAGCGACAGCGCGCGCATGATGGACCTCGTCGAGCGCGCACAGGCCGGAGAGGCGGACGCCTTCGGCCGCCTGTACGACCAGTACAGCGACACCGTGTACCGGTACATCTACTACCGCGTGGGCGGCAAGGCGACCGCGGAGGACCTCACCAGCGAGACCTTCCTGCGCGCGCTGCGCCGTATCTCCACCTTCACCTGGCAGGGCCGCGACTTCGGCGCCTGGCTGGTCACCATCGCCCGCAACCTGGTCGCCGACCACTTCAAATCCAGTCGTTTCCGACTGGAAGTGACCACCGGCGAAATGCTCGACGCCAACGAGGTGGAGCGCTCCCCGGAGGACTCCGTCCTGGAGTCCCTCTCCAACGCCGCACTGCTCCAGGCCGTGCGACGGCTCAATCCGCAGCAGCAGGAGTGCGTCACCCTGCGCTTCCTCCAGGGCCTCTCGGTCGCCGAGACGGCCCGGGTGATGGGGAAGAACGAGGGCGCGATCAAGACCCTTCAGTACCGCGCCGTCCGGACGCTCGCCCGGCTGCTGCCGGACGACGCCCGCTGACGGACACCACACGGACTGGTCCGATCATCTTTCGTGCGTACATCTTTCGTGCGTAACCCAAGTGCCGCGCCACTCGTTGTGCCGGTTGCAGGCCCCCTGTCGTCACCCCCTGTCCGCGACCGCTC carries:
- a CDS encoding redox-sensing transcriptional repressor Rex; its protein translation is MATGRTHRPATRSRGIPEATVARLPLYLRALTALSERSVPTVSSEELATAAGVNSAKLRKDFSYLGSYGTRGVGYDVEYLVYQISRELGLTQDWPVAIVGIGNLGAALANYGGFASRGFRVAALIDADPAMAGTPVAGIAVQHTDDLDRIISDNGVSIGVITTPPGAAQQVCDRLVAAGVTSILNFAPTVLSVPEGVDVRKVDLSIELQILAFHEQRKAGEDAPVEGEDPEAPPMRATPASRKGPDGDMPAVMPA
- a CDS encoding NrdH-redoxin, with translation MSPLLRRTKKKPADRVVTLVGKPGCHLCEDARAVVDAVCGETGASWVEKDITEDEELYKEYWEQIPVVLIDGEQHTFWRVDPERLRKALGA
- a CDS encoding hydrolase, producing MAALGWLTPRRRSATARSVLAGEAAAEAARKTSAEDESALLAKSPEETPEEPAFPVAGDDRAAAFFDLDNTVMQGAAIFHFGRGLYKRKFFERRELTRFAWQQAWFRLAGVEDPEHMQDARDSALSIVKGHRVSELMSIGEEIYDEYMADRIWPGTRALAQAHLDAGQRVWLVTAAPVETATIIARRLGLTGALGTVAESVDGVYTGRLVGEPLHGPAKAEAVRALAAAEGLDLERCAAYSDSHNDIPMLSLVGHPYAINPDTKLRKHARALDWRLRDYRTGRKAAKVGIPAAAGVGALAGGTAAALALHRRRR
- a CDS encoding RNA polymerase subunit sigma-24, whose amino-acid sequence is MYPHVGVDASGLATLRASVIDRLRGFVPTAYAVPAFATPAPVGPCYAMAERSAAVGRRSTRAAASTTSTVRRPTADSDSARMMDLVERAQAGEADAFGRLYDQYSDTVYRYIYYRVGGKATAEDLTSETFLRALRRISTFTWQGRDFGAWLVTIARNLVADHFKSSRFRLEVTTGEMLDANEVERSPEDSVLESLSNAALLQAVRRLNPQQQECVTLRFLQGLSVAETARVMGKNEGAIKTLQYRAVRTLARLLPDDAR